A single genomic interval of Halococcus saccharolyticus DSM 5350 harbors:
- a CDS encoding COX15/CtaA family protein, whose product MGLRFRHLAAVTTGLTFALILLGVYTAAAGAGLSCGARWPLCNGAVFGLFPANWPSFIEWFHRLVAMITGFFILGTTYVAWRDGKDRRTRIASAIALVTLPVQVLLGGATVTIYTALVQVIHHAAALVIFAALVATTVWAYETPDTNRTSAGTTTGMSADD is encoded by the coding sequence ATGGGACTCCGATTTCGGCACTTGGCCGCCGTCACCACCGGATTGACGTTCGCGCTCATCCTGCTCGGGGTGTACACCGCCGCAGCGGGCGCGGGACTGTCGTGTGGGGCGCGGTGGCCGCTGTGCAACGGCGCGGTGTTCGGGCTGTTCCCGGCGAACTGGCCGAGCTTCATCGAGTGGTTCCACCGTCTCGTCGCGATGATCACCGGATTCTTCATCCTCGGGACGACCTACGTGGCGTGGCGGGACGGGAAGGACCGCCGGACCCGCATCGCCAGCGCGATCGCGCTCGTCACACTGCCGGTGCAGGTCCTGCTCGGTGGGGCCACCGTGACGATCTACACCGCTCTCGTACAGGTGATTCACCACGCTGCTGCCCTCGTGATTTTCGCCGCGCTGGTCGCCACCACCGTGTGGGCCTACGAAACGCCCGACACCAACCGAACGAGCGCCGGCACTACCACCGGAATGAGCGCCGACGACTGA
- a CDS encoding transporter substrate-binding domain-containing protein, whose translation MDRNDLTTRRGYLKATGAGVAALSLAGCVGGGGDGNGSGSGNESGDGGGGANGSGGGDGGNGSSDNASGGSGGNDTGGNESSGNESGDSAEQETIVIGSDIPYKPFEYRTNDDELVGFDVGIADAVFGEQLGMTPNFKATAFDTIIPSLNNGNFRVIMSAMTINDERAQKVDFSDPYFTAYQTIVVLQNSDISAKEDLKGKTVGVQKGTTGEGAAEALKEEFDGDLTIQSYDQIPGAFSALNNNQVVAVINDNTVNGQFVDENSDIARFVEGEGEAAAQGKNAPPYLTLTVEEYGIAFRKDDDDLKGRVNEALATIRDNGTYEEIYNEYFDA comes from the coding sequence ATGGATCGTAACGATCTGACGACGCGACGCGGGTATCTGAAGGCGACTGGCGCGGGTGTGGCGGCACTATCGCTCGCCGGTTGTGTCGGTGGTGGTGGCGACGGAAACGGCAGCGGGAGTGGAAACGAGAGCGGTGATGGTGGAGGCGGTGCCAACGGTAGTGGCGGCGGTGACGGTGGCAACGGAAGTAGTGACAACGCGAGTGGCGGAAGCGGTGGAAACGACACCGGCGGTAACGAGAGTAGCGGGAACGAGAGCGGTGATTCGGCCGAACAGGAGACCATCGTGATCGGCTCGGACATCCCGTACAAGCCGTTCGAGTACCGCACGAACGACGACGAACTCGTCGGGTTCGACGTCGGGATCGCCGATGCGGTCTTCGGCGAGCAGTTGGGCATGACGCCGAACTTCAAAGCCACCGCGTTCGACACGATCATCCCGTCGCTCAACAACGGCAACTTCCGGGTCATCATGAGCGCGATGACGATCAACGACGAGCGCGCACAGAAGGTCGACTTCTCGGACCCGTACTTCACGGCGTATCAGACAATCGTCGTGCTCCAGAACAGCGATATCTCCGCGAAGGAGGACCTGAAGGGCAAGACCGTCGGCGTCCAGAAGGGGACGACCGGTGAGGGCGCTGCCGAGGCGTTGAAAGAGGAGTTCGACGGCGACCTCACCATCCAGTCGTACGACCAGATCCCCGGCGCGTTCAGCGCACTGAACAACAACCAGGTCGTCGCGGTCATCAACGACAACACCGTCAACGGCCAGTTCGTCGACGAGAACTCGGACATCGCCCGGTTCGTCGAGGGAGAGGGCGAAGCCGCTGCCCAGGGCAAGAACGCCCCGCCGTACCTCACCCTCACCGTCGAGGAGTACGGTATCGCCTTCCGGAAGGACGACGACGACCTCAAAGGGAGGGTGAACGAGGCGCTCGCGACTATCAGGGACAACGGCACCTACGAGGAGATTTACAACGAGTACTTCGACGCCTGA